The Acidimicrobiia bacterium genome contains the following window.
TCTCCGGACTCCGGTCCGGCAATGAGAGCGGTGGCGGGAAGCGAAAGGGAGACGCCGGTAGGGCCCAGCAGGGATCCGCCCATGGTCCCTAGCCCGCTTATCGTGGTGATGGTCGTCTCGGGAGCCTCATACTCATTCTCCTTCAGGAAGACGATTGACGGGGCATTTGATTGGATCTCGATCAGGACCACCATCACTGGCGTCACGGTCAAAATCGCAGCCAGCGAGAATACTGGCCCCGTGATTACGGGAGCAATGAAGCTGTCTGCGAGGGAGATGCCCGAGAGGTCGCCGGAGATCGCGGCAATGAGTAGGCCTCCTACCAGCGCTGGCAAGATTGCCGAGACCTTTGGCTCCAGGAAGGACCGGGCGAGCAGGTAGATGAGCAGGGTTCCACCAATGAGGATGGGGGCGTCTCCCAATCCGGTGAACATATTGACGAAGAACGGCAGAACCGCGCCTGCCAGAAGCCCAAACACGATCGGAGCAGGTAGCCATGCGATGAGCTTCTTGGTCAGCCCAAGTGGCTCAAGAAGGAGCACGACGCCTCCTGCGACGATTGAGGCTCCGACCAGTTCGGCCCACGGCACTTGCCCGGCGAGCCGACTGATGAAGATAAGGACGAAGAGGTTGCCGGTCAGTAGCAGAGGTTCTTTAAACCGCAGTGCGAGAACGAGTGCAACCGCGCCCGGCAGCCCGTAGATGGCTATGAGCCATGTGGCAGTTTCCGCCGGCGACAGTCCAAGATCCGCCGCCGCCTTCAAAGGGAGCGCCAGGACGGAGATGAATATGACCGTCATCGATAGCACAGCACCCCAGTTGGGCAAGGCGCGACGGGATGCTTGCGGGTCAGGAGCTGGTTGGTCCATGGGTTCCACGTAAGCATCGTCCCGGGAGGGCGTCAAGGGTTTGTTCAAAGGGACGGGAGGCGGAAGGCTTACCGATGGTCCGTTCCTTGCGGCATCGGCTAACGACGTCGCTGAACGTTGGGGGCGGGACGGTCGCAATTGCCGGATGACGCCCGTATCCTGAGTCGAGCAAATTGGCAGAAGACAGGCATTTGTCGCATGAATCCCATCGGTGCAACACCTGACAACAAAGATTGGACCTGGGTGCTTGACCGTCCCTGCCCGGAGTGTGGAGCATGGGTTGGTGCCCTGCCCATCGCCGAGATTGCCGAGGCCAATCGTGGGAACGTTCAAGGGTGGTTGGCTGTTCTCGATCGGGACGAAGCATGGCTACGAACTCGACCCGACCCCGGAGTCTGGTCGCCCCTCGAATACGCCTGTCATGTACGGGACGTGTATCGACTCTTCGCCCAACGCCTGGATCTCATGCTTTCCGAGGACGATCCAGCCTTTGCCAACTGGGACCCGAACCTCACCCAAGAGGAGGAGCGTTACGACCTGGCGGATCCCCGGGTCGTGCGGGAGGAACTAGCTGCCGCAGGTGAGGCAATCGCTACGAAATTCGACAAGATCACCCCTGAACAGCTTGCCCGCACCGGTCGCCGAAGCGACGGCGCCAACTTCACAGTTGAAACCTTCGCGAGATACGAGATCCACGATCCGGTTCACCATCTGTGGGACGTCACCGGACGAACTTCCAGCCTCGGCAGCTAGGAGTCGACCTTCGAAGCCTGGGTTGTCCTGCGGACTCTCGGCGCGGAGACGGTCCGTCTGAAGCCGGGGTTGGGGGCTAGGTCACGGGATCAGATCTGAACCTTCGCCAGTGCAGCAGTCGGGTAGCGGTCCCCGGCCGTCCTCGCCGGATCGAATGTCTCCGAAAGGAGGGAGAGCTCTTGATCGGTCAAAGTGATCGCGGTAGCGGCGACATTCTCCTCGAGATGCGAGATACTCGTCGTTCCCGGGATCGGCAACAAGAAATCGCGTTGTGCCAGCAACCATGCCAGTGCAACCTGTGACGGGGAAATGCCATGGTTTACGGCGACGTCCTGGAGAGCTTGAAGCATGATTTTGTTGTGGTCGATGTTTTCCTGAGCGAAGCGCGGATGCTGGCGTCGACGGTCGGTCTCCTCGAGGTCTTCGGTGCCCTTGATCTCACCCGAGAGGAAGCCTCGTCCGATGGGGGCATATGCCACATACGAGATACCGAGTTCATCGCACACGCCGAAGATCTCTTCCTCGGCGAACCGGGTCCACAGTGAGTATTCGGTCTGGACGGCTGCCAGGGGAT
Protein-coding sequences here:
- a CDS encoding benzoate/H(+) symporter BenE family transporter gives rise to the protein MDQPAPDPQASRRALPNWGAVLSMTVIFISVLALPLKAAADLGLSPAETATWLIAIYGLPGAVALVLALRFKEPLLLTGNLFVLIFISRLAGQVPWAELVGASIVAGGVVLLLEPLGLTKKLIAWLPAPIVFGLLAGAVLPFFVNMFTGLGDAPILIGGTLLIYLLARSFLEPKVSAILPALVGGLLIAAISGDLSGISLADSFIAPVITGPVFSLAAILTVTPVMVVLIEIQSNAPSIVFLKENEYEAPETTITTISGLGTMGGSLLGPTGVSLSLPATALIAGPESGEHEQRYLTAVTVAGVAMVIAALGGFAVQLATAIPAALLVTGVALAVIGILENALQRVTAGPLIWGPLFAFAIALSELTLLGLGPFFWAIVGGLAVTLILERDAWMAMHAPTTK
- a CDS encoding DinB family protein — encoded protein: MNPIGATPDNKDWTWVLDRPCPECGAWVGALPIAEIAEANRGNVQGWLAVLDRDEAWLRTRPDPGVWSPLEYACHVRDVYRLFAQRLDLMLSEDDPAFANWDPNLTQEEERYDLADPRVVREELAAAGEAIATKFDKITPEQLARTGRRSDGANFTVETFARYEIHDPVHHLWDVTGRTSSLGS